In a single window of the Myxococcus guangdongensis genome:
- a CDS encoding NRDE family protein, with protein sequence MCTIVILRQVHPEWPLVLAANRDEFYARPTTGPQVLLESPRAVGGRDVERGGTWMGVTNEGLFVGLTNQRGGQGKGPAPRSRGEVVLQALRAASVEGIERYLDTLSGEDFLPFNLLYGDARTLRVAYARTGQAELRREDVPPGIHVLPNDVLDSPELPKVARARVLAAELPHEPWPRFEAGLKALLGDDLLPPTTGTPLPAPGESLPPEFLRRLQALCIHTPAYGTRWSSIVALAPGRVGHYLVSQSAPCEGPWEDITAMLDVPHPTSR encoded by the coding sequence ATGTGCACCATCGTCATCCTTCGTCAGGTCCACCCCGAATGGCCGCTGGTGCTCGCGGCCAACCGGGACGAGTTCTACGCACGTCCCACGACGGGCCCCCAGGTCCTGCTCGAGTCCCCTCGCGCCGTCGGCGGACGGGACGTGGAGCGCGGCGGGACGTGGATGGGAGTGACTAACGAGGGCCTCTTCGTGGGCCTGACGAACCAGCGCGGCGGACAAGGGAAGGGCCCGGCCCCCCGCTCGAGGGGAGAGGTGGTCCTCCAGGCCCTGCGGGCCGCCAGCGTGGAGGGCATCGAGCGCTACCTGGACACGCTGTCCGGCGAGGACTTCCTGCCCTTCAACCTCCTCTACGGTGATGCCCGGACGCTGCGGGTCGCCTACGCCAGGACCGGCCAGGCCGAGCTGCGGCGCGAGGACGTCCCCCCAGGCATCCACGTGCTCCCCAATGACGTGCTCGACAGCCCGGAGCTCCCCAAGGTGGCGCGCGCCCGGGTGCTCGCCGCGGAGCTGCCGCACGAGCCCTGGCCCCGGTTCGAAGCGGGGCTCAAGGCCCTGCTCGGCGACGACCTGCTGCCCCCGACGACGGGGACACCGCTCCCCGCGCCCGGTGAGTCACTGCCTCCCGAGTTCCTGCGTCGCCTGCAGGCGCTCTGCATCCACACGCCCGCCTACGGCACGCGCTGGTCCTCCATCGTCGCCCTGGCTCCGGGACGCGTGGGGCACTACCTGGTGTCGCAGTCCGCGCCGTGCGAGGGCCCCTGGGAGGACATCACGGCGATGCTCGATGTCCCCCACCCCACGTCGCGCTGA
- a CDS encoding HD domain-containing phosphohydrolase: protein MAKKLGERLIEAGLVNAGAVEQALEHQKITGHKLGDCLVELGLLQEAALLRFLAAEFQTRFVSADKLAKAKIATEVLDRLPVRLAEAQNVLPLAVDPDRKLLSVVAAEPQNKALMDEIALVTGMSEVYAYVGLRGAIAAAIRKHYYGDPTAFAALLEAASAQSGPAESTSRTGAPEHNRTSTSNRSSLSFRMETDPRMRVQRPSGGTQVAGRPSSTQRREPGGPRGLVSDIDYVETLGILVGLLEQDRQRHRGHSAQLARQAGIVGQRMGMPHKELAALSIAAYLHDLGKPSERHFSLASNAVNSEWKAQARAACRAPTKLFETVHLPAQVNTILAQLYEAWDGSGTPQGAKGEEITLGARILAAVDSFLELTKNPGNALGKALPKEQALEHLRTNAGVLYDPVVADIVIQLQSGELLRHRLESEGRQVLVVEPDETARGELLEAVLKQGLVAHALSTQEGAQDGLARQDCDVLVVSLRLGQQEVLDLLQQARSTPETAGLPIAVVGEPDAPTRERLMMGGATELLPPGDKSLIAKAVRALLEDRVLHNGPGRVVRGSFDELPPRELLRTLGSARKSGKLNLRQHTLEGSMHLESGRVVFASFGGHTGEPALQALLKLKQADFQYDPDALLLDVPQMDQDLQALAGGVSAG from the coding sequence ATGGCGAAGAAGCTGGGTGAGCGCCTCATCGAGGCGGGGCTCGTCAATGCCGGGGCCGTGGAGCAGGCCCTGGAGCACCAGAAGATCACCGGCCACAAGCTGGGGGACTGTCTGGTGGAGCTGGGGCTCCTCCAGGAGGCGGCGCTGCTGCGCTTCCTGGCCGCGGAGTTCCAGACGCGCTTCGTGAGCGCGGACAAGCTGGCCAAGGCGAAGATCGCCACCGAGGTGCTCGACAGGCTCCCGGTGCGACTCGCCGAGGCGCAGAACGTGCTGCCCCTGGCGGTGGACCCGGACCGGAAGCTCCTGTCCGTGGTCGCCGCCGAGCCGCAGAACAAGGCGCTGATGGACGAGATTGCCCTGGTCACGGGCATGTCGGAGGTCTACGCGTACGTGGGCCTGCGCGGCGCCATCGCTGCGGCCATCCGCAAGCACTACTACGGCGACCCCACCGCGTTCGCCGCGCTGTTGGAGGCGGCGAGCGCGCAGTCCGGCCCCGCCGAGTCCACGTCGCGCACCGGGGCGCCGGAGCACAACCGCACGTCCACCAGCAACCGCAGTAGCCTGTCGTTCCGCATGGAGACGGACCCGCGCATGCGGGTGCAGCGTCCCAGCGGCGGCACGCAGGTGGCCGGTCGTCCGTCGTCCACGCAGCGGCGCGAGCCGGGTGGCCCGCGAGGGCTGGTCAGCGACATCGACTACGTGGAGACGCTGGGCATCCTCGTGGGGCTGCTGGAGCAGGACCGCCAGCGGCACCGGGGACACTCCGCGCAGCTGGCGCGTCAGGCGGGCATCGTCGGTCAGCGCATGGGCATGCCCCACAAGGAGCTGGCCGCGCTGTCCATCGCCGCGTACCTGCATGACCTGGGCAAGCCGTCCGAGCGGCACTTCTCGCTGGCGAGCAACGCCGTCAACTCGGAGTGGAAGGCGCAGGCCCGCGCCGCGTGCCGCGCGCCCACCAAGTTGTTCGAGACGGTGCACCTGCCCGCGCAGGTCAACACCATCCTCGCGCAGCTGTACGAAGCCTGGGATGGCTCGGGCACTCCGCAGGGCGCCAAGGGGGAGGAGATCACCCTGGGCGCGCGCATCCTCGCGGCGGTGGACAGCTTCCTGGAGCTGACCAAGAACCCCGGCAACGCGCTGGGCAAGGCGCTGCCCAAGGAGCAGGCCCTGGAGCACCTGCGCACGAACGCGGGCGTGCTCTACGACCCGGTGGTGGCCGACATCGTCATCCAGTTGCAGAGCGGCGAGCTGCTCCGCCACCGGCTGGAGAGCGAGGGCCGGCAGGTGCTCGTGGTGGAGCCGGACGAGACGGCTCGCGGCGAGCTGCTGGAGGCCGTGCTCAAGCAGGGGCTGGTGGCGCACGCGCTGTCCACGCAGGAGGGCGCGCAGGACGGCCTCGCCCGGCAGGACTGCGATGTGCTGGTGGTGAGCCTGCGTCTGGGTCAGCAGGAGGTGCTGGACCTGCTCCAGCAGGCCCGCTCCACGCCGGAGACGGCGGGGCTGCCCATCGCGGTGGTGGGCGAGCCGGATGCGCCCACGCGCGAGCGGCTGATGATGGGCGGCGCGACAGAGCTGCTGCCTCCCGGGGACAAGTCCCTCATCGCCAAGGCGGTGCGCGCGCTGCTCGAGGACCGGGTGCTGCACAACGGCCCGGGGCGCGTGGTGCGTGGCAGCTTCGACGAGCTGCCTCCGCGGGAGCTCCTGCGCACGCTGGGCAGCGCTCGCAAGAGCGGCAAGCTCAACCTGCGTCAGCACACGCTGGAGGGCTCGATGCACCTGGAGAGCGGCCGCGTCGTGTTCGCCTCCTTCGGCGGACACACCGGAGAGCCCGCGCTCCAGGCGCTGCTGAAGCTCAAGCAGGCCGACTTCCAGTACGACCCGGACGCGCTGCTGCTGGACGTTCCGCAGATGGACCAGGACCTCCAGGCCCTGGCCGGCGGCGTCAGCGCAGGTTGA
- the holA gene encoding DNA polymerase III subunit delta: MSSELDDVLAGVKAGKLAPLYLLWGEEFLVRKGADELVKLLVPDAAVGLNLVTLDAGSPREVAQELATLPLFPGRKVVVVRDPEFLAPKKGRGDPLAKAREAWKAGKRKEGARRLLALAARAGWGVDQLDPSASKAPSVEQWKEELNVDLAEADVAFLKEAAAFCKEERISAPEGDATVLIDLIQKGAPAGHALVMAATEVDAKNPLVKLAQDKGHVVERKVAARHKDLDLSDIAKEFLAPFKKKLGPGALEELKERVGGNIRLLQSELEKLATYSEGPAIERSDVVMLVHHAREEEFFELSEALQKRDFRGALSYAEDAMGQGTHALQLLGAVASIVRTLLESHEWLTRYAGGTPPRTAKDVEARVFPKLEAELKGTRRKMPNAWALTFSMKAAAGYERKELLGALVACAEADLSLKSSGNGRLVIERLLATVCLGA; the protein is encoded by the coding sequence ATGAGCTCGGAGCTGGACGACGTGCTGGCGGGCGTGAAGGCCGGGAAGCTCGCGCCGCTGTACCTGCTGTGGGGCGAGGAGTTCCTGGTCCGCAAGGGCGCCGACGAGCTGGTCAAGCTGCTGGTGCCCGACGCGGCGGTGGGCCTCAACCTCGTCACGCTGGACGCGGGCAGCCCGCGCGAGGTGGCGCAGGAGCTGGCCACCCTGCCGCTGTTCCCCGGCCGCAAGGTCGTGGTGGTGAGGGACCCGGAGTTCCTCGCGCCGAAGAAGGGGCGCGGAGATCCGCTGGCCAAGGCGCGCGAGGCGTGGAAGGCGGGCAAGCGCAAGGAGGGCGCCCGGCGACTGCTGGCGCTGGCGGCGCGCGCGGGCTGGGGCGTGGACCAGCTGGACCCGTCCGCGTCCAAGGCGCCGTCGGTGGAGCAGTGGAAGGAGGAGCTGAACGTCGACCTCGCGGAGGCGGACGTGGCGTTCCTGAAGGAGGCCGCGGCCTTCTGCAAGGAGGAGCGCATCAGCGCCCCCGAGGGCGACGCCACCGTGCTCATCGACCTCATCCAGAAGGGCGCGCCGGCGGGACACGCGCTGGTGATGGCGGCCACGGAGGTGGACGCGAAGAACCCGCTGGTGAAGCTGGCGCAGGACAAGGGCCACGTCGTCGAGCGCAAGGTGGCCGCGCGCCACAAGGACCTGGACCTCTCCGACATCGCCAAGGAGTTCCTGGCGCCCTTCAAGAAGAAGCTGGGGCCTGGCGCGCTGGAGGAGCTCAAGGAGCGCGTGGGCGGCAACATCCGCCTGCTGCAGTCGGAGCTGGAGAAGCTGGCCACGTACTCGGAGGGGCCCGCCATCGAGCGCTCCGACGTGGTGATGCTGGTGCACCACGCGCGCGAGGAGGAGTTCTTCGAGCTGTCCGAGGCGCTCCAGAAGCGCGACTTCCGCGGCGCGCTGTCCTACGCGGAGGACGCGATGGGGCAGGGGACGCACGCGCTGCAGCTGTTGGGCGCGGTGGCCTCCATCGTCCGCACGCTGCTGGAGAGCCACGAGTGGCTGACGCGCTACGCGGGAGGCACGCCGCCGCGCACCGCGAAGGACGTGGAGGCCCGCGTGTTCCCCAAGCTGGAGGCGGAGCTGAAGGGCACCCGGCGCAAGATGCCCAACGCGTGGGCGCTCACCTTCAGCATGAAGGCGGCCGCGGGCTACGAGCGCAAGGAGCTGCTCGGCGCGCTGGTGGCATGCGCGGAGGCGGACCTGTCGCTGAAGTCGTCTGGCAACGGGCGGCTGGTCATCGAGCGGCTGCTGGCCACCGTGTGCCTCGGCGCCTGA
- a CDS encoding 3'-5' exoribonuclease YhaM family protein, whose product MTNENAPQTATSTPADSVETVRKVYAADLREKDRVHTVFRVTKKEKVTARSGKVFLALTLVDKSGEVDARVFDKVDALEPSFQSGDFVLVQGGVIQFHGRTQVVVEGLERLDPEPLDPKEFEPPPAPPAEAKAAPEAKPAAEPRAEKADKVERNDKSEPRHDGGGGARAAGLIRELIHERINDPFVKQLLIAFLDDPQVAAGLPVAPAAKGMHHAWRGGLAEHLLSVMRLTLRVADHYPMADRDLLLAGAFLHDVMKVAEISADKGFDYTDEGKLVGHLVMTAQKIREKTLSIPGFPPLLENHLTHLAISHHGQLEYGSPKVPMTIEAHIVHALDSLDSRIASWLEAMQRDSNEKWTDVQRHYDRQLWKGPLPTVRGRGPVEGGGGGGGGRRKSREEKRKNRGDKAPQQPPQQAPAQEGGAPVVAREEQQPQQRPPRRERPPREERPPREERPPREERARDEQRAPREERPPRPPRDPNSLPKELTFKPFSALTTLSSGDKSGEGSSES is encoded by the coding sequence ATGACCAACGAAAACGCCCCCCAGACCGCGACCTCCACCCCGGCGGATTCCGTCGAGACCGTCCGCAAGGTGTACGCGGCCGACCTGCGTGAGAAGGACCGCGTCCACACCGTCTTCCGCGTCACCAAGAAGGAGAAGGTGACGGCCCGCAGCGGCAAGGTGTTCCTGGCCCTGACGCTCGTCGACAAGAGCGGCGAGGTGGACGCGCGCGTGTTCGACAAGGTCGACGCGCTCGAGCCGTCCTTCCAGTCCGGCGACTTCGTGCTCGTCCAGGGCGGCGTCATCCAGTTCCACGGCCGCACGCAGGTGGTGGTGGAGGGCCTGGAGCGCCTGGACCCCGAGCCCCTGGACCCGAAGGAGTTCGAGCCGCCCCCGGCCCCGCCCGCCGAGGCCAAGGCCGCCCCGGAGGCGAAGCCCGCCGCCGAGCCGCGCGCCGAGAAGGCCGACAAGGTCGAGCGGAACGACAAGAGCGAGCCCCGTCACGACGGCGGCGGTGGCGCCCGGGCCGCGGGCCTCATCCGCGAGCTCATCCACGAGCGCATCAATGATCCGTTCGTGAAGCAGCTGTTGATTGCCTTCCTGGACGACCCGCAGGTGGCCGCGGGGCTGCCGGTGGCGCCGGCCGCCAAGGGCATGCACCACGCGTGGCGCGGCGGGCTGGCCGAGCACCTGCTGTCGGTGATGCGGCTGACGCTGCGGGTGGCGGACCACTACCCCATGGCGGACCGCGACCTGTTGCTCGCGGGCGCGTTCCTGCACGACGTGATGAAGGTGGCGGAGATCTCTGCGGACAAGGGCTTCGACTACACCGACGAGGGCAAGCTCGTGGGCCACCTGGTGATGACGGCCCAGAAGATCCGCGAGAAGACGCTGTCCATCCCCGGCTTCCCGCCGCTGCTCGAGAACCACCTCACGCACCTGGCCATCTCGCACCACGGGCAGCTGGAGTACGGCAGCCCCAAGGTGCCGATGACCATCGAGGCGCACATCGTCCACGCGCTCGACTCGCTCGACTCGCGCATCGCCTCGTGGCTGGAGGCCATGCAGCGCGACTCGAACGAGAAGTGGACGGACGTGCAGCGCCACTACGACCGTCAGCTCTGGAAGGGTCCCCTGCCCACCGTGCGGGGCCGCGGCCCGGTCGAGGGTGGCGGCGGCGGTGGAGGCGGACGCCGCAAGTCACGCGAGGAGAAGCGCAAGAACCGAGGCGACAAGGCTCCGCAGCAGCCGCCGCAGCAGGCTCCCGCGCAGGAGGGCGGCGCGCCGGTGGTGGCGCGTGAGGAGCAGCAGCCGCAGCAGCGTCCTCCCCGCCGCGAGCGTCCGCCTCGCGAGGAGCGCCCGCCCCGTGAGGAGCGCCCGCCGCGCGAGGAGCGCGCCCGGGACGAGCAGCGCGCGCCCCGCGAGGAGCGCCCGCCGCGTCCGCCGCGGGATCCCAACAGCCTGCCGAAGGAGCTGACCTTCAAGCCCTTCAGCGCGCTGACGACGCTGTCGTCGGGCGACAAGAGTGGCGAGGGTTCGTCGGAAAGCTGA
- a CDS encoding AraC family ligand binding domain-containing protein, translating to MVTEWDGHATAQVWRPGTYPGLVLYRVSGRATTQALHVHDELQLTLDVGHVQQVCCGGVRLMAPPGSLVVIPPGEVHALHAESGRPGVLCGMLVPVALLRPPSRPAREEEGPPIVDDLFPGGGAVLADPDVARDFVALHRALRGLAAESGAHLWPLLSRLLARLRQGRGGLSATWGGGHRASP from the coding sequence ATGGTGACGGAGTGGGACGGGCATGCGACGGCGCAGGTCTGGCGACCCGGCACATACCCAGGACTGGTGCTGTACCGGGTGAGTGGCCGAGCCACCACGCAGGCGTTGCATGTCCATGACGAGCTCCAGCTCACGCTGGACGTGGGGCATGTCCAGCAGGTGTGCTGCGGAGGGGTCCGGCTGATGGCCCCCCCCGGAAGCCTCGTCGTGATTCCTCCGGGCGAGGTCCACGCGCTGCACGCCGAGAGCGGTCGGCCTGGGGTGCTGTGCGGGATGCTCGTGCCGGTGGCCCTCCTCAGGCCGCCGTCGCGCCCTGCCCGGGAGGAGGAGGGACCGCCCATCGTCGACGACCTCTTTCCCGGAGGGGGCGCGGTGCTCGCCGACCCGGACGTGGCGCGGGACTTCGTGGCGCTGCACCGCGCGCTGCGGGGGCTCGCCGCCGAGTCGGGGGCGCACTTGTGGCCCCTGCTCTCCCGGTTGCTGGCGCGCCTGCGTCAGGGCCGCGGTGGGCTCAGCGCGACGTGGGGTGGGGGACATCGAGCATCGCCGTGA
- a CDS encoding HEAT repeat domain-containing protein, producing the protein MTDWRAERDRALLALENEKRPAFRAEAAEQLHHLAAEVPSRAPEFTEVVPRMLSDAQPEVKRSGIALATVVLPQEEAIALLISRLRDEESLVRLEATGRLADMARPELRGALAGMLEDAVPEVRFEAARGIAALKHPAGLEVLIDALDADLLRFRALGALAELEDARALPAVKKLFSRWLLPAFDKTQAAGVLARLGDADGAAHLLQRSRKTWSQDRALAVELLGEVKAAGALERLKAILDDPKDSCRGAAARGLGRLGDERALPWLLAVLQDMSAQEEDRLDAADGLWRLGLPEGRERVRAAVSTFTSPEARQELDDLFQEGT; encoded by the coding sequence GTGACGGATTGGCGTGCGGAGCGGGACCGGGCCTTGCTGGCGCTGGAGAACGAGAAGCGCCCCGCGTTTCGCGCGGAGGCGGCCGAGCAACTCCATCACCTCGCGGCGGAGGTGCCTTCGCGCGCCCCCGAGTTCACGGAGGTGGTGCCTCGGATGCTGTCGGACGCGCAGCCGGAGGTGAAGCGCTCCGGTATCGCGCTGGCCACCGTGGTGCTGCCTCAAGAAGAGGCGATCGCGCTGCTCATCTCGCGGCTTCGCGACGAGGAGTCGCTGGTGCGCCTGGAGGCCACGGGCCGACTGGCGGACATGGCCCGTCCGGAGCTGCGCGGCGCGCTCGCGGGCATGCTGGAAGACGCTGTCCCCGAGGTGCGCTTCGAGGCCGCGCGAGGCATCGCCGCCCTCAAGCACCCCGCCGGTCTCGAGGTGCTCATCGACGCGCTGGACGCGGACCTGCTCCGCTTCCGTGCCCTGGGCGCCCTGGCTGAGCTGGAGGACGCTCGCGCGCTGCCCGCCGTGAAGAAGCTGTTCAGCCGCTGGCTGCTCCCCGCCTTCGACAAGACGCAGGCCGCCGGAGTCCTCGCCCGATTGGGTGACGCCGACGGCGCCGCGCACCTGCTCCAGCGCTCGCGCAAGACGTGGAGTCAGGACCGCGCGCTCGCGGTGGAGCTGCTCGGTGAGGTGAAGGCCGCCGGCGCGCTGGAGCGACTGAAGGCCATCCTCGATGACCCGAAGGACTCCTGCCGAGGCGCCGCCGCGCGCGGCCTGGGACGTCTGGGGGACGAGCGGGCCCTGCCCTGGCTGCTCGCGGTGCTGCAGGACATGAGCGCCCAGGAAGAGGACCGGTTGGACGCGGCGGATGGCTTGTGGAGGCTGGGCCTCCCCGAGGGCCGCGAGCGCGTGCGCGCGGCGGTGAGCACCTTCACCTCACCCGAGGCACGGCAGGAACTGGACGACTTGTTTCAGGAGGGAACATGA
- a CDS encoding TatD family hydrolase: protein MRLVDAHCHLEVKDFADAAPVLERARAAGLIHAIIVGQFHGPGDWGNALELAAAHPEFLSPTLGIHPHEAARATEDDLATLERTCARPEVRAVGEAGLDYYYDHSPREAQARIFRLQCELAVKLGKPLVVHVRDAHEDCDAILGEVGVSKGVIHCFTGHTDAARRYLDRGFYLSLSGVITYKKTEALQDAVRFAPLDRLMVETDSPYLAPVPHRGRKNEPSHVVETARKLAELKGVTLETVTEVTTANAAALFNLNLR, encoded by the coding sequence ATGAGACTGGTGGACGCGCACTGCCACCTGGAAGTGAAGGACTTCGCGGACGCGGCCCCCGTGTTGGAGCGCGCGCGCGCCGCGGGCCTCATCCACGCCATCATCGTGGGCCAGTTCCACGGTCCCGGCGATTGGGGCAACGCGCTGGAGCTGGCCGCCGCGCATCCCGAGTTCCTCTCGCCCACGCTCGGCATCCACCCGCACGAGGCCGCGCGGGCCACCGAGGACGACCTGGCCACGCTGGAGCGCACCTGCGCCCGTCCCGAGGTCCGCGCCGTGGGCGAGGCGGGCCTCGACTACTACTACGACCACTCGCCCCGGGAGGCGCAGGCGCGCATCTTCCGACTCCAGTGCGAGCTCGCCGTGAAGCTGGGCAAGCCCCTGGTGGTGCACGTGCGTGACGCGCACGAGGACTGCGACGCGATTCTCGGCGAGGTGGGCGTGTCCAAGGGCGTCATCCACTGCTTCACCGGGCACACCGACGCCGCGCGGCGCTACCTGGACCGGGGCTTCTACCTCTCGCTCTCCGGCGTCATCACCTACAAGAAGACGGAGGCGCTGCAGGACGCGGTGCGCTTCGCGCCGCTCGACAGGCTGATGGTGGAGACCGACAGCCCGTACCTGGCGCCGGTGCCGCACCGAGGGCGCAAGAACGAGCCCTCGCACGTGGTGGAGACGGCGCGGAAGCTGGCGGAGCTCAAGGGCGTGACGCTGGAGACGGTGACCGAGGTCACCACCGCCAACGCCGCCGCCCTCTTCAACCTCAACCTGCGCTGA
- the metG gene encoding methionine--tRNA ligase encodes MAERILVTSALPYANGPIHLGHAVEYIQTDIYVRFLRSCGKDVVYFCADDTHGTPIELNAAKHGLKPEEFIARFQDEHQKDFHDLDVRFDAFHSTNSPENRHYAELIYGRLKEKGDIERKDVEQAYCEKDRRFLPDRFIKGTCPNCKSPDQYGDVCEKCGKAYSPTDLIDPHCSLCGTPPVRKSSAHLFFKLSKHADFLQALLRKPGFLHPGLATQLQGFFEKGLADWDISRDGPYFGFAIPGETDKYFYVWLDAPIGYIATTEKWAKQTGKAQSALDYWSKDSGARIVHFIGKDIVYFHALFWPAVLDVAGLHVPSEIKVHGHLTVNGEKMSKSRGTMIPVRDYLTQLDPSYLRYFYAANLGAGVEDLDLNLKDFRLRVNGELVNNVGNLANRALSLLAGPLGGTLAPARAEGPGRALVESVLARVGEAREAFEKLEYRNAIRVITDIASAANAFVQAQAPWALVKKDAEAARADLSDAADVVYLLGALLAPVTPRLSEKLFAQLGAPPLTFQALEGAKYPLLDRSRPIGTPEPLLPRLEEERVNAILSLPAGGAPPPAAEVKKAEGGKEKKAEKKPAEAAPVTQATEGAGAGEASAEIEYADFAKVVLKSGKVLAAEKVPKADKLLKLTVDVGEATGPRTIVSGIAEAFAPETLVGRNVVVVANLKPRSLKGISSRGMLLTAGPGGKDLSLLDPGNVPPGSDVK; translated from the coding sequence ATGGCGGAGAGAATCCTCGTCACCAGTGCGCTTCCGTACGCGAACGGCCCCATCCATCTCGGGCACGCCGTCGAGTACATCCAGACCGATATCTACGTGCGCTTCCTCCGCTCATGCGGCAAGGACGTCGTCTACTTCTGCGCGGACGACACGCACGGCACGCCCATCGAGCTCAACGCGGCGAAGCACGGGCTCAAGCCCGAGGAGTTCATCGCCCGCTTCCAGGACGAGCACCAGAAGGACTTCCACGACCTGGACGTGCGCTTCGACGCCTTCCACTCCACCAACTCGCCGGAGAACCGCCACTACGCGGAGCTCATCTACGGGCGGCTGAAGGAGAAGGGCGACATCGAGCGCAAGGACGTCGAACAGGCGTACTGCGAGAAGGACCGCCGGTTCCTGCCCGACCGCTTCATCAAGGGCACCTGTCCCAACTGCAAGTCGCCGGACCAGTACGGTGACGTCTGTGAGAAGTGCGGCAAGGCGTACAGCCCCACGGACCTCATCGACCCGCACTGTTCGCTGTGTGGCACGCCGCCGGTGCGCAAGTCATCGGCGCACCTGTTCTTCAAGCTCTCGAAGCACGCGGACTTCCTCCAGGCGCTCCTGCGCAAGCCGGGCTTCCTCCACCCGGGGCTCGCGACGCAGCTGCAGGGCTTCTTCGAGAAGGGCCTCGCGGACTGGGACATCAGCCGCGACGGGCCCTACTTCGGCTTCGCGATTCCCGGTGAGACGGACAAGTACTTCTACGTCTGGCTGGACGCGCCCATCGGCTACATCGCCACGACGGAGAAGTGGGCGAAGCAGACGGGCAAGGCGCAGAGCGCGCTGGACTATTGGAGCAAGGACAGCGGCGCGCGCATCGTCCACTTCATCGGCAAGGACATCGTCTACTTCCACGCGCTGTTCTGGCCCGCGGTGCTGGACGTGGCGGGCCTGCATGTGCCGAGTGAGATCAAGGTCCACGGGCACCTCACGGTGAACGGGGAGAAGATGTCGAAGAGCCGCGGCACCATGATTCCGGTGCGCGACTACCTGACCCAGCTGGACCCCAGCTACCTGCGCTACTTCTACGCGGCCAACCTGGGCGCGGGCGTGGAGGACCTGGACCTCAACCTCAAGGACTTCCGTCTGCGGGTGAACGGGGAGCTGGTCAACAACGTGGGCAACCTGGCCAACCGCGCGCTGTCGCTCCTGGCCGGGCCGCTGGGCGGGACGCTGGCGCCGGCGCGGGCCGAGGGGCCTGGACGCGCGCTGGTGGAGTCGGTGCTGGCCCGGGTCGGCGAGGCGCGAGAGGCGTTCGAGAAGCTCGAGTACCGCAACGCCATCCGCGTCATCACGGACATCGCGTCGGCGGCGAATGCCTTCGTGCAGGCGCAGGCGCCGTGGGCGCTGGTGAAGAAGGACGCGGAGGCGGCGCGCGCGGACCTCTCCGACGCGGCGGATGTCGTGTACCTGCTGGGCGCGTTGCTGGCCCCGGTGACGCCTCGGTTGTCCGAGAAGCTGTTCGCGCAGCTGGGCGCGCCGCCGCTCACGTTCCAGGCGCTGGAGGGTGCGAAGTACCCGCTCCTGGACCGCAGCCGCCCCATCGGCACGCCGGAGCCGCTGTTGCCCCGGCTGGAGGAGGAGCGCGTCAACGCCATCCTCTCGCTGCCCGCGGGTGGCGCGCCGCCCCCGGCCGCCGAGGTGAAGAAGGCGGAGGGTGGCAAGGAGAAGAAGGCCGAGAAGAAGCCGGCCGAGGCCGCGCCCGTCACTCAGGCCACGGAGGGCGCGGGGGCAGGGGAGGCGTCCGCTGAAATCGAGTACGCGGACTTCGCCAAGGTGGTGCTCAAGTCGGGCAAGGTGCTCGCGGCGGAGAAGGTCCCCAAGGCGGACAAGCTGCTGAAGCTCACGGTGGACGTGGGTGAGGCGACGGGCCCGCGCACCATCGTCTCGGGCATCGCCGAGGCGTTCGCTCCGGAGACGCTGGTGGGGCGCAACGTCGTGGTGGTGGCGAACCTGAAGCCCCGCAGCCTCAAGGGCATCTCGTCGCGCGGCATGCTCCTGACGGCGGGCCCGGGCGGCAAGGACCTGTCCCTGTTGGACCCGGGCAACGTCCCTCCCGGCAGCGACGTGAAGTAG